From a single Brassica napus cultivar Da-Ae chromosome C9, Da-Ae, whole genome shotgun sequence genomic region:
- the LOC125593132 gene encoding DDT domain-containing protein PTM-like: MESVGKVVRKEIDGVGFCFGTVQSYDPSGFYEIVYENGVTETSSLTEFAALLVGEGQFEEAETPVQVNGCKRSRKRPRENVKRYSKTLPNEVNVMRDVDLNEEIPEEDAGVSDGGLRGNLDLNRAPVETLDLDLNTAVPEPDEGIGYEKNSSNKRRRLIDLNMDASCDLEDAEVRDLNADEREGWFDLNVAADVENSNADVLVQMNGDGEVQETNVQDENGVQDDLEAGGFEEVHVAEVSSGQILEEIQEENTVSAQDLKAPDANGSEGDHDVPEHNSASLPDLNAPDANGTEGDHDLPEHNNVSPQDLNAPDANGVEGDHDLPERNNVSPQDLNAPDANGTEGDHVLPEHNSVSLQDLNALDANGAEGDHDLLERNSNSFSPQDLNAHGANGAEGDHVLPEHNSVSLQDLNSPDANGAEGDHDLPERNSVSPQDLNAPDANGAEGDHHLPEHNSASLPDLNALDANGAEGDHHLPEHNSASLPDLNAPDANGAEGDHHLPERNIVSLQDLNASDANGAEGDHHLPEHNNASLPDLNASDANGAEGDHHLPEHNSASLPDLNASDANGAEGDHHLPEHNSASLPDLNAHDANGAEGDHHLPERNIVSLQDLNAPDANGAERDHHLPEPNSASLPDLNAPDANGAEGDHVLPEHNSGSLQDLNAPDANGAEGDHVLPDHNSVSPQDLNAPDANGAEGEHHLPDHVANSVDKFLSDRDHYHPVSSTVTACLADEVSPALSVNCLTAEKNWIVEEISLLPPKPQLPPSSPNLNLDGLPIPYVFATYSFLRSFSTVLFLSPFELKDFVEALRFTSPSLLFDSIHVSLLQMLRKDLEKLAGEDDQSATLCLRSLDWDMLDVVNYPLYVVEYLLFSGSKDGPGVDLTRFNFFRNEYFRLPMALKTEILACLCGDMMDAEVVISELNKRSAGGSFDRNVDECFICKMVGNLVCCDGCPAAYHSKCIGVALELLPEGVWYCPECSFDRHAPGLKPAKQIRGSQLIEIDPHGRKYYSSCGYLLVIDSDGSGSANYYHANGVMLVLEQLKSCGSFYVDVTTAIKKHWNIPVTAPLSAPEKQATSGVKNRLEETSRNGGSHLRCHRTLREISDSATEPDILNMSSEGSAETANNGLDVMEEPNMMNTREEVRPNAQSESGYRNQYIFAQLTTAISEEMARNSPDRANDMRFDEEIASTQLKTILMKANKFQWRSIQGLYLDAWKEKCGWCHSCKFGDAGREKICFFNMSLGALRGPSESEIANSQPIDNKSHFMAIITQLLSMESRLQGLLVGPWLNPQHSSIWREHILKASSMYSLRHSLVEFEANLHHLVLSPQWLNHVDSAVEMGSSKHVLIASTRSSSKTTIGKRRGTSLESGVNHTTAKNNGGSPMCWWRGGRLSRQLFNWKVLPRSLVSNAARQGGSVNIPGIMYPTENSEPAKRSRRVAWEAAVESSTTSEQLGFQVRTLHSHIKWDDIENSHLLLASDNESKKSARLFKKVIVRRKCIEEETVKYLLDFGQKRSISQSRYIPDVVLKNGRMIEESSGERREYWLNESYVPLHLLKGFEERKAVRKTSNPGGSFRHPEIEKVRERSSERKGFSCLFERAERSESSLCEQCKEHVPLSDAAWCHICKKSFHKDHIRRADEEGMYICLPCKRAVLAEEQPIVQKRRRPAGSQRNKTGARTQKRKTVIPARNSLRLKAGRISFRVKKHKKAVATKPLRRSGRQTKQVVRLQDESQVPGGSEKRKLETEGDRGSAKKARQENSKTLKRKERCSTYWLNGLRLSREPGDERINKFRRDGCSKPLKNSGSVQVRGECRLCGSMDSESGSTLIACEKCEKWYHGDACGINEKNSSMVIEFRCHICREKPSPSCPPM, from the exons ATGGAGTCGGTGGGAAAAGTCGTTAGGAAGGAGATCGACGGGGTCGGGTTCTGCTTCGGTACGGTGCAGTCTTACGATCCTTCTGGATTTTACGAGATCGTTTACGAGAATGGCGTTACGGAGACTTCGAGTTTGACCGAGTTTGCTGCTCTCCTGGTGGGAGAAGGCCAATTCGAGGAAGCGGAAACGCCGGTTCAAGTGAATGGTTGTAAGAGGAGCAGGAAGCGGCCTCGGGAGAATGTCAAGCGATACAGTAAGACGTTGCCGAACGAGGTCAATGTGATGAGGGATGTCGATTTGAACGAAGAGATTCCGGAGGAGGATGCTGGGGTTAGTGACGGCGGTTTGAGAGGGAATCTTGATTTGAATCGTGCACCTGTGGAGACTCTAGATTTGGATTTGAATACGGCGGTGCCGGAGCCTGATGAAGGTATTGGTTACGAGAAGAATTCTAGTAACAAAAGGAGGAGATTGATTGATCTGAACATGGATGCGAGCTGTGATTTGGAGGATGCTGAGGTCCGTGACTTGAATGCTGACGAGAGGGAGGgatggtttgatttgaacgtgGCGGCTGACGTGGAGAACAGCAATGCTGACGTACTAGTTCAGATGAACGGAGATGGCGAAGTTCAAGAAACCAACGTGCAGGATGAAAACGGTGTCCAGGATGATCTTGAGGCTGGAGGATTTGAAGAAGTCCATGTTGCTGAAGTCTCCAGCGGTCAGATATTGGAGGAGATACAGGAGGAGAACACTGTTTCAGCGCAAGATCTCAAGGCTCCTGATGCTAATGGATCTGAGGGGGATCATGATGTTCCTGAGCATAACAGTGCTTCACTGCCAGATCTCAATGCTCCTGATGCTAATGGAACTGAGGGGGATCATGATCTTCCTGAGCATAACAATGTTTCACCGCAAGATCTCAATGCTCCTGATGCTAATGGAGTTGAGGGGGATCATGATCTTCCTGAGCGTAACAACGTTTCACCGCAAGATCTCAACGCTCCTGATGCTAATGGGACTGAGGGGGATCATGTTCTTCCTGAGCATAACAGTGTTTCACTGCAAGATCTTAATGCTCTTGATGCTAATGGAGCTGAGGGGGATCATGATCTTCTTGAGCGTAACAGTAACAGTTTTTCACCGCAAGATCTCAACGCTCATGGTGCTAATGGGGCTGAGGGGGATCATGTTCTTCCTGAGCATAACAGTGTTTCACTGCAAGATCTTAATTCTCCTGATGCTAATGGAGCTGAGGGGGATCATGATCTTCCTGAGCGTAACAGTGTTTCACCGCAAGATCTCAACGCTCCTGATGCTAATGGAGCTGAGGGGGATCATCATCTTCCTGAGCATAACAGTGCTTCACTGCCAGATCTCAATGCTCTTGATGCTAATGGAGCTGAGGGGGATCATCATCTTCCTGAGCATAACAGTGCTTCACTGCCAGATCTCAACGCTCCTGATGCTAATGGAGCTGAGGGGGATCATCATCTTCCTGAGCGTAACATTGTTTCACTGCAAGATCTCAATGCTTCTGATGCTAATGGAGCTGAGGGGGATCATCATCTTCCTGAGCATAACAATGCTTCACTGCCAGATCTCAATGCCTCTGATGCTAATGGAGCTGAGGGGGATCATCATCTTCCTGAGCATAACAGTGCTTCACTGCCAGATCTCAATGCTTCTGATGCTAATGGAGCTGAGGGGGATCATCATCTTCCTGAGCATAATAGCGCTTCACTGCCAGATCTCAACGCTCACGATGCTAATGGAGCTGAGGGGGATCATCATCTTCCTGAGCGTAACATTGTTTCACTGCAAGATCTCAATGCTCCTGATGCTAATGGAGCTGAGAGGGATCATCATCTTCCTGAGCCTAACAGTGCTTCACTGCCAGATCTCAACGCTCCTGATGCTAATGGAGCTGAGGGGGATCATGTTCTTCCTGAGCATAACAGTGGTTCACTGCAAGATCTCAATGCTCCTGATGCTAATGGAGCTGAGGGGGATCATGTTCTTCCTGATCATAACAGTGTTTCACCACAAGATCTCAACGCTCCTGATGCTAATGGTGCTGAGGGGGAGCATCATCTTCCTGACCATGTTGCTAACTCTGTTGATAAGTTTCTCTCTGATAGGGATCATTATCATCCTGTCAGTAGCACTGTTACAGCTTGCTTAGCTGATGAAGTATCGCCTGCTCTGTCAGTTAATTGTCTGACAGCCGAGAAAAATTGGATCGTTGAGGAGATCTCTTTGCTTCCGCCAAAGCCACAGTTACCTCCATCCTCACCTAATTTGAATTTGGATGGTCTTCCCATTCCGTATGTCTTTGCTACTTACTCTTTTCTGCGGTCCTTCAGTACTGTGCTGTTTTTGAGTCCCTTTGAGTTGAAGGATTTTGTGGAAGCGCTGAGGTTCACGTCTCCTAGTCTACTGTTCGACAGCATCCATGTTTCCCTCTTACAAATGCTAAGAAAAGATTTGGAAAAACTCGCTGGTGAAGATGACCAGTCTGCGACTCTTTGCCTGAG GAGTCTTGATTGGGACATGTTGGATGTGGTTAATTATCCCCTTTATGTAGTCGAATACCTGCTATTTTCTGGTTCTAAGGACGGCCCTGGAGTGGATCTAACTCGGTTTAACTTTTTCAGAAATGAGTACTTCAGACTGCCCATGGCTCTGAAAACTGAGATACTTGCCTGTTTGTGTGGTGATATGATGGATGCTGAAGTTGTGATATCAGAGCTTAATAAAAGATCTGCTGGTGGTTCCTTTGACAGGAACGTTGACGAATGTTTTATTTGTAAAATGGTTGGTAACTTAGTGTGCTGTGATGGTTGTCCAGCTGCCTATCATTCTAAGTGTATTGGTGTTGCCTTGGAACTTTTGCCTGAGGGTGTCTGGTACTGCCCTGAATGTTCATTTGACCGGCATGCGCCAGGATTGAAGCCTGCAAAGCAAATTCGAGGATCACAGTTAATAGAGATTGATCCCCATGGCCGAAAGTACTACAGCAGTTGTGGCTACTTATTGGT GATAGATAGCGACGGTTCAGGCTCAGCGAACTACTACCATGCAAATGGTGTGATGCTTGTGCTGGAGCAGCTCAAGTCATGCGGTAGTTTCTATGTTGACGTAACAACTGCAATTAAAAAGCACTGGAATATCCCTGTTACGGCTCCTCTATCAGCTCCAGAAAAACAGGCAACATCTGGAGTTAAGAACAGGCTGGAGGAAACATCCAGGAATGGAGGTTCACATCTTCGTTGTCATAGGACTCTTCGGGAGATATCAGATTCGGCTACTGAACCAGATATCCTCAATATGAGTTCTGAAGGATCTGCCGAAACTGCAAACAATGGTTTGGATGTCATGGAAGAGCCAAATATGATGAACACAAGGGAAGAAGTTAGACCTAATGCGCAGAGTGAATCGGGCTACAGAAACCAGTACATATTTGCTCAGTTGACTACAGCAATTTCTGAAGAGATGGCACGTAACTCACCTGACCGTGCTAATGATATGAGATTTGATGAAGAGATAGCTTCGACCCAGCTGAAGACTATATTGATGAAAGCCAACAAATTTCAATGGCGAAGCATCCAAGGCCTCTACCTAGATGCATGGAAAGAAAAATGTGGATGGTGTCATTCTTGCAAGTTTGGGGATGCCGGGAGGgagaaaatttgtttttttaatatgagtCTCGGGGCTTTACGGGGTCCTTCGGAAAGTGAGATTGCTAACAGTCAACCCATTGATAACAAAAGTCATTTTATGGCTATCATAACGCAGTTATTATCCATGGAAAGTCGATTGCAAGGTCTTTTGGTGGGTCCATGGTTGAATCCACAGCACTCCAGTATTTGGCGTGAACACATTCTGAAAGCATCAAGCATGTACAGCTTGAGACATTCATTGGTTGAA TTTGAGGCGAATTTGCACCATCTTGTTCTTTCACCTCAGTGGCTAAACCATGTCGATTCTGCCGTAGAAATGGGCTCGTCTAAACATGTTCTCATTGCTTCCACACGATCATCGTCAAAGACTACCATTGGTAAAAGAAGGGGGACATCGTTGGAGTCTGGGGTTAACCATACTACTGCAAAGAATAATGGGGGATCGCCCATGTGTTGGTGGAGAGGCGGCCGACTTTCACGGCAGTTATTCAACTGGAAGGTTTTACCTCGCTCTTTGGTCTCGAATGCTGCTAGACAAG GTGGAAGTGTGAATATTCCAGGAATAATGTATCCTACTGAGAATTCAGAGCCCGCTAAGAGAAGCCGACGTGTTGCCTGGGAAGCAGCTGTTGAGTCATCTACGACTTCAGAGCAGCTCGGTTTTCAG GTGAGGACACTCCACTCTCACATAAAGTGGGATGATATTGAGAAcagtcatcttcttcttgcatCGGACAACGAATCCAAAAAATCTGCCAGGCTGTTCAAAAAAGTGATTGTCCGTAGGAAGTGCATAGAGGAAGAGACTGTTAAGTATCTCCTTGACTTTGGTCAAAAGAGATCTATTTCTCAAAGCAGATATATTCCAGATGTTGTATTGAAGAATGGTCGGATGATTGAAGAATCCTCGGGTGAAAGAAGAGAGTACTGGCTGAATGAATCATATGTGCCTTTACATCTGCTGAAAGGATTTGAAGAGAGAAAAGCTGTACGAAAAACTAGTAACCCAGGAGGCTCTTTTAGACACCCTGAGATAGAAAAAGTACGGGAAAGGTCCTCAGAGAGAAAAGGATTCTCGTGCCTTTTTGAAAGGGCAGAAAGATCCGAGTCTTCTTTGTGTGAGCAATGTAAGGAACATGTGCCTTTGAG TGATGCTGCGTGGTGCCACATCTGCAAAA AATCATTTCACAAAGATCATATCAGGAGAGCGGACGAGGAAGGCATGTACATCTGTCTTCCATGCAAAAGAGCAGTGCTAGCAGAAGAACAACCCATCGTACAGAAAAGAAGGCGCCCCGCAGGGAGTCAACGTAATAAAACTGGAGCTCGGACACAAAAGCGTAAAACGGTCATACCTGCTCGCAACTCACTTCGGCTGAAGGCAGGGAGAATATCCTTTAGGGTAAAGAAACATAAAAAGGCTGTTGCAACTAAACCATTGCGACGTTCAGGCAGGCAAACGAAGCAGGTTGTTCGGCTGCAGGATGAAAGTCAAGTTCCTGGAGGGAGTGAGAAACGGAAGCTGGAAACTGAAGGAGACAGAGGCAGTGCTAAGAAAGCAAGACAAGAGAATTCCAAAACCCTTAAGAGAAAAGAAAGGTGCTCGACCTATTGGTTGAATGGACTCCGCTTATCAAGAGAGCCTGGTGATGAACGGATCAATAAGTTCCGGAGAGATGGATGTTCTAAACCTTTGAAGAACTCGGGTTCTGTTCAAGTTCGAGGTGAGTGTCGTTTATGCGGCTCGATGGACTCTGAATCCGGATCAACTCTCATCGCCTGCGAAAAATGTGAAA AATGGTACCATGGAGATGCATGTGGGATTAACGAGAAGAATTCAAGTATGGTGATTGAATTCCGGTGCCATATCTGTCGAGAGAAGCCTTCACCCTCATGTCCACCTATGTAA